The Henckelia pumila isolate YLH828 chromosome 2, ASM3356847v2, whole genome shotgun sequence genome includes a window with the following:
- the LOC140880051 gene encoding asparagine synthetase [glutamine-hydrolyzing] 2 — protein sequence MCGILAVLGVTDNSHAKRSRIIELSRRLRHRGPDWSGLHNHQDCYLAHQRLAIVDPTSGDQPLYNEDKTVVVTVNGEIYNHKDLRKKLQSHQFRTGSDCEVIAHLYEEYGEDFVDMLDGMFSFVLLDTRDNSFIAARDAIGITPLYIGWGLDGSIWFASEMKALSDDCERFMSFLPGHVYSSKSGGFKRWYNPPWYSEQIPLAPYEPLVLRKAFEKAVVKRLMTDVPFGVLLSGGLDSSLVASVASRYLVDSEAACQWGSQLHTFCIGLKGSPDLRAAREVADYLGTRHHEFYFTVQEGIDALEEVIYHIETYDVTTIRASTPMFLMSRKIKSLGVKMVLSGEGSDEIFGGYLYFHKAPNKEELHKETCAKIKALHLYDCLRANKSTSAWGVEARVPFLDKEFVSIAMGIDPEWKMVRPDLGRIEKWILRNAFDDEQHPYLPKHILYRQKEQFSDGVGYSWIDGLKDHANQQVTDSMLANANFVYPENTPMTKEGYHYRTIFERFFPKNAARSTVPGGPSVACSTAKAVEWDAAWSKNLDPSGRAALGVHVAAYEETKAVADAPAINGSPEK from the exons ATGTGTGGAATTCTCGCAGTTCTCGGTGTCACTGACAATTCTCACGCGAAGCGCTCCAGGATCATCGAGCTCTCCAGAAG GTTGCGGCACAGAGGTCCTGATTGGAGCGGCCTGCACAATCATCAAGACTGTTATCTTGCTCATCAACGTTTGGCGATTGTAGATCCTACATCAGGAGATCAGCCACTGTATAATGAAGACAAAACAGTTGTTGTCACG GTTAATGGCGAAATATATAACCATAAAGATCTTAGGAAGAAGCTGCAGTCTCATCAGTTCAGAACAGGAAGTGATTGTGAAGTTATCGCTCACCTG TATGAAGAATATGGTGAGGATTTTGTTGACATGTTGGATGGCATGTTTTCGTTTGTGCTTCTTGACACTCGAGACAATAGTTTCATTGCTGCTCGAGATGCAATTGGTATTACTCCCCTTTACATAGGCTGGGGTCTTGATG GATCAATATGGTTTGCTTCGGAGATGAAAGCTTTAAGTGATGATTGTGAACGCTTCATGTCTTTCCTTCCAGGACACGTCTATTCAAGCAAAAGTG GAGGGTTCAAAAGGTGGTACAACCCACCATGGTATTCAGAGCAGATACCTTTGGCACCATATGAGCCCCTAGTATTACGCAAGGCCTTTGAGAAG GCTGTTGTGAAGAGACTCATGACAGATGTTCCCTTTGGTGTACTTTTATCTGGTGGATTGGACTCATCGCTTGTTGCTTCGGTGGCTTCCCGCTATTTGGTTGATTCTGAAGCAGCCTGCCAGTGGGGATCACAATTGCATACCTTTTGCATTGGCTTAAAG GGTTCTCCTGATCTGAGAGCAGCCAGAGAAGTGGCAGACTATCTGGGAACTCGTCATCATGAGTTTTATTTCACTGTGCAG GAAGGAATTGATGCACTGGAAGAGGTTATCTATCACATTGAAACATATGATGTGACTACTATCAGAGCCAGTACCCCAATGTTTCTCatgtccagaaaaataaaatctctgggAGTAAAAATGGTTCTTTCTGGTGAAGGTTCTGATGAGATTTTTGGAGGTTATTTGTATTTTCACAAGGCACCCAACAAGGAGGAGCTTCACAAGGAAACATGTGCGAAG ATCAAAGCTCTTCATCTATACGACTGTTTGAGAGCCAACAAATCAACTTCGGCATGGGGTGTTGAAGCTCGTGTGCCCTTCTTAGACAAGGAATTTGTCAGTATTGCCATGGGTATTGACCCAGAATGGAAAATG GTAAGACCTGACCTTGGAAGAATTGAAAAATGGATTTTGCGCAATGCCTTTGATGATGAGCAACACCCATATTTGCCCAAG CACATTTTATACAGACAAAAAGAGCAGTTCAGTGATGGAGTTGGATACAGTTGGATTGATGGCTTGAAAGATCATGCTAACCAACAG GTTACAGATTCAATGCTAGCCAACGCAAATTTTGTTTACCCTGAGAATACTCCAATGACAAAAGAAGGGTACCACTACCGAACAATCTTTGAGCGGTTTTTCCCTAAA AATGCTGCTAGATCTACAGTGCCTGGAGGTCCAAGTGTGGCGTGCAGTACTGCCAAGGCTGTAGAATGGGATGCGGCATGGTCTAAGAATCTTGACCCCTCCGGTCGAGCCGCCCTTGGTGTGCATGTTGCTGCGTATGAGGAGACGAAGGCAGTTGCTGATGCCCCAGCAATAAATGGCTCACCAGAAAAGTAG